Proteins encoded together in one Cryptococcus deuterogattii R265 chromosome 13, complete sequence window:
- a CDS encoding nucleolar protein, which yields MPTPRVTRSRSSTPLSFRTGTQSTPQPGSTTHPGSHHKTSDELALEEAASILHTPTMRLRSLGSADTDVLDGGSARALRHKRLNQVREEVEVVRERSRSPQRDEKRLEPSQEPEREEKEEEEEEQEIGNSGQTPVDGDTDDEDDEASRELMGVSTSSDAGSTQFVEEGDTTLSAPLSTGQNFSQPREAVESGESASESDSETQSANSSHSSSESGSDSESDSQDNSSDSDSDEDDEEERLLQAARDAAKANTASNRNEKEKASEADDEVVLQFDKEEKEAPIPDLTVPKLPKTYLSFSKEGRAQTSTPVPSASAGSSRLPSRSSSYEKTPVPELDDRPYERPLSKREKALQPRKATTSELWASIPTPRADILPQMRKDYRALALANSLDPKRFMKGGSKSEKVPESFAIGTMVETSRQIRDTTLRKDNRYRPGQVVQNLIRDQDMEGYAKRKYGDLQWSKMENGRGKGWKKRAKWQ from the exons ATGCCGACGCCCAGAGTAACTCGCTCGCGCTCCTCTacccctctttccttccgcACCGGTACACAGTCAACGCCTCAACCAGGCTCCACTACCCATCCTGGATCGCACCACAAAACTTCTGATGAGCTtgctcttgaagaagccgcTTCCATCTTACACACACCTACGATGCGACTCAGAAGCCTGGGCAGTGCTGACACAGATGTGCTGGATGGTGGTAGTGCTAGAGCTCTTAGGCATAAGCGGTTAAATCAAGTtagggaagaggttgaggttGTCAGAGAGAGAAGCAGGAGTCCTcagagagatgagaagagacTAGAGCCGAGCCAGGAACCagagcgagaagaaaaggaagaagaggaggaggagcaggaaatAGGAAACTCAGGACAGACACCCGTGGACGGCGACaccgatgatgaggatgacgaggcATCTCGGGAATTGATGGGTGTGTCAACATCTTCTGATGCTGGAAGCACACAGTTTGTCGAGGAAGGCGATACTACTCTTTCGGCACCCTTATCGACAGGGCAGAATTTTTCTCAGCCAAGAGAAGCTGTAGAATCTGGAGAGTCCGCGTCTGAATCTGATTCCGAAACACAGTCTGCAAATTCTTCCCACTCATCATCTGAGTCTGGATCGGACTCTGAGTCTGATTCCCAAGACAATTCATCAGATAGTGACAgcgatgaggacgatgaggaggaacgacttcttcaagctgCTCGGGACGCCGCCAAAGCCAACACAGCGTCTAATAggaatgaaaaggagaaggcgagtGAAGCGGATGACGAGGTGGTGTTGCAGTTcgacaaggaggagaaggaggc TCCTATTCCCGACCTTACCGTCCCCAAGCTTCCCAAAACCTATCTGTCATTCTCCAAGGAAGGCCGAGCTCAAACTTCCACCCCTGTaccctctgcctctgctgGTTCGTCTCGCCTCCcttctcgatcttcttcgtaTGAAAAGACTCCCGTGCCCGAACTTGACGACCGGCCCTACGAGCGGCCTTTGAGtaagagagagaaggcgCTT CAACCTCGCAAAGCTACTACTTCTGAGCTCTGGGCATCCATCCCTACCCCTAGGGCTGATATCTTGCCTCAGATGAGAAAGGATTATCGAGCGCTTGCGTTGGCTAACTCGCTGGACCCGAAGAGATTCATGAAGGGCGGTAGTAAGAGCGAGAAGGTTCCTGAGTCCTTTGCT ATTGGTACCATGGTCGAGACTTCTCGTCAAATACGTGACACTACTCTTAGAAAAGACAATAGATACCGTCCCGGGCAAGTTGTTCAGAACCTCATCAGGGATCAGGATATGGAAGGTTatgcaaaaagaaaatacGGCGACTTGCAGTGGTCCAAAATGGAGAACGGAcgagggaagggatggaagaagagagccAAATGGCAATAA